One Fusobacterium varium genomic window, GTGCAGAGGAAAAACTAATGGAAACATTAAGAGCAGCACAGCCAACACAAGAAAAATCACAAGGAATAGAAAGATAGATTCATTAAGAGAATTAAATGTAAAGGAGGTCTAATTATGCGTTTTATTACAATGTTTTTCATATTTATAGTAGTTTTAGCAGTAATAGATACAGTAAGAAGAATAAAGATAGCACAAATAAAGAGGGGGAGAAAGAAAAAATAAATAAAAAAAGCCCCAAAGGGGCTGAGGTTACTATTTGTTCTTATACCACCACCAACCAATAATGAAGAAAGCAATTGCAATTCCTCCATGAATTGAAAGTGTGTTGACATAAATGTACATAATAGTACCTCCTGATAATTGTGATTTCTACCTTGCTTAAGGGCAGAATAAAAGCCCCCAGATATTGAGGGCTGATATTCTAAGCTTAATTAATCACAATTATCAGTGCCCCTAAGGGTCTTGTAACTTAATTATATCATAAATCTTCAAAAAGTCAATTTTTTAAAAAGTTTAAGGAGGAAAGAAATATGAAAAGAAAAATTTGTTTAATTGGATTATTTATAGTTCTATCTATTAGTTCATTTGCATTGTTTGGTGGGGGAAGTAAAGGACCAATGGGTAAGATATTAGCAATAATAGAAAGAATGGAAACAAATCAAATAGCCATGAAACTAGACCAGCTAAAACAACTGGAAGCTGATTTAAGAAACATGGCTAACCTAGGAACTGAATTAACGACAGGGCAACTTCAACAGCTTCAAAATGGTTTAAAATTTGTTATGGATACTCAATATGCAATTCAAAGCCAGATAAATGATTATAAGAACTTTCAGAACCAATTCAAGAATGTCTATAACGACTTTGTGGACTTTAAAAATCTATCTCCAGAAGATTATATATCTCATGCTAATAGATTATTAAATAACACTAAGGGAATAATGGAAGATGGAATGAGAATGGTAGGACTTGCAAATCCTGAAAAGATAGGAAATGATGCACAAAGAGTAAGACAGATCATGACTGCTGCAAATAGTGCAGAAGGACAACAACAAGTCCTACAAGCTACAGCAGCAATGGCAGGACATCAAATAGAGGTATTATCAGAACTAAAGGTTTTAATGGCTCATTCATTGAAAGTACAAAGTGCAGCAATAATGGAAGAAGTACAAAAAGAAGCACTGGAAACAGAAAGAGTAAAAGCCTTAGCAAATCCAAATAATAAAATAAAACAGTTTAATAAAACAATAGGTCATGAAATAGGAACGTGGTAATAAATGAACCCAATAAATAGCTTTATTTTAACAGATATAACTAAAAATTTCATAAAATATTTAATAGTTATTCCTGAAAATTTAAAAATGAGTTCTGTAGCAATGTTAACCTTACTTTTAACATTAGATTTAATGTTAATGGGGAAAAAGTTGGTATTGGATGAAAACTTCAATCCAATAAAATACTTGATTAATAAGACATGGCAGTTTTCATATTTAATATTTGTTGTTTTAAATTATTCTTGGTTAATAGGAAGCTTAAGAGAAGGGTTTAAAAAGTTAGCTTCATTAGCTACAGGAATAACAATTAATTCAGCGTATATAAATGACCCTAGTGGAATAATAGATTTAGGAACAGAATTTGCATGGGGAGTTGTAGAAAAAGGAGTAGGACTTAATCCTATATCTTGGTCTTATCTACTAATAGCTTTACTCATTTTAATAGCTTTTTGTATGATAGGATTTGGTTTGGTTATGACTTGGATAGAATACTATTTTTTAATTGGGATATCTATAATATTTGTTCCATTTGGTATTTTAGATACCACAGAGGGATATTATAAAAATATATTTAAAACAATAATTGGATGTAACATAAAGTTATTTGTTTTAGAGTTTTGGCTGTTACTTTGTGAACCAATTATAAAGAACTTACAAGTATCAAATAAAATGATAGACTTTTACAATATAGTACCTGTTTCAATAACCTTATTAGTTTTAGGACTGATCTTACTTTCATTACCTAGATTAGCTTCTTCCATTCTAACAGGAAGTCCAGCAATGGGAGCAGGACAAGCAATGAGTAGTGCAGTATCAGGACTTAGAACCGCTACAGGAATGTTGGTAGCTGGAATGGCGGGGGCAGGGAAAACAGCTCAATTAGGTGGCGAAGGAGCAAAAGAAACAGCATTAGGAACTATGAAAGGAGCTCAAAGGGGTGGAGAGATGGGAGCTAAGCTAGGAAGTGTGCTTGGTCCAGTAGGTACAGCTCTTGGTGGAGCAATAGGAACAGCAGCAGGGGCAACGGTAGGAGGTGCTTACAGTGGAGCTAAATTTGCAACTAAAAAGACAGCAGGAGCGGTAAAAACAGCTTTTACAGGAAAAAGTAATAACAGTGGATCAGGAAAACAAGAAGCAGTTAAAAATAATATAGCTGCTGCTAAAAGTCCAGCGAAAGAAACACCAACAGAAAGTAATAGTGGAGTGACAGCAACTACAGGAGAAGCAAGAAACAGTGGTTCTAGTGCAAAAGAAGCAGAACAAGGAGATACTTCTACTGTTTCATCTGTAGATACAGGAGCAGGAAGAGCAGAAACACCAAATATTTCAAAAAGTGATCAAGGAACAGAAACAAGTAAAAGCAGTGACACAATATCTACAGGGGAAACAAGAAATAGTGTTTCAAGTGCTTCAAATGATGGGAAAAAATCATCAGAAAGTCAAAATGTGACATCAAGCTCTAATACAAGTGTAGAAGCAAAAACAACTACAGGAGAAGTAAGACCAGACATAACAGAAAAGAAGCAAGATATAGGGGAAATTAAAGAACCAAAATATAATTTTTATGACACAAGAGGAACAACTAAAATAAATGGGGTAGAGATAAATGAGAAAAAGAAAAAATAGAGATTACAAAGGAATTTTTATTTTAATAATATTTTTAATATTTATGGGAATACTAAAAAAAGAAGGTAAAAATTATACAATCAATAAAACTAGAAGTCTACCAAGAGGGATATACAAGCTATATCCCCCTGTAGATTTACATAAGGGAGATATAATAGTATTTGAAATCCCTAAAAGTGCTGAACTCATGTTTAAAAGAGGGTATGTTAGTAATATAGATTCTCTTATGAAAAAATTGGCAGCACTTCCAGGAGAGGAAATAAAAATAGAAAATCATGAGCTTATAATTGACACTAAAAACTGGGGGAAGATATATGATAGGGATAATCTTAACAGACAGTTGCCAAAGCTAGAAAAAGAGCAAATAAGACCATCAGAAAATGAAGTATTAGCATTATCAGAGGTGGATAAAAGTTTTGATGGGAGATATTTTGGACCAATAGAAATAAAAAGTATAAAACATAAAGCAAAGCCAGTATTTATACTTTCAGAAAAATAAAAAAAGCCCTTAAAGGGCGAGGTAACTATTTGTTTTTATACCACCACCAAGCAATGATGAAGAAAGCTATAGCTATTCCTCCATGAATTGAAAGTGAATGAATATAGATGTACATAATAGTACCTCCTTTGAGTGATATTCTACTGTATACCAAGAGTTCTGAGGTCTTGCTATACATGAGAAAAGCTCCCACCTAGTGAGAGCTTACCTCATTCAGAACTTTAATATCACTCAAAGAGCCCCTAAGGGTTTCTAATCTAATTATAACATAAATTTACAAAAAGTCAAAAGATTCAAAAAATACTTGTAACAAATTTAAATATTAAAGGTAATTAATAAAAATATAGACCGTATTTTAATTAAAACGCCTTTAAAAATGGAGTGAAAACAGGTATAATAAATTTGAATATATTAAAATATGGGAGGTATTCAAATGAAAAAAGTATTAATAGGATTAATGCTATTAAGTTTATTAGTAGGGTGTGGAGGAACTGAATATAGTTATGAGCAAAAAATGAAACTTATAAGAGAGGCTTATGTAATGACAAGTTATGAGACTAAAGATGAAAAAGCAAAAGCAAAGTTAGAAAAGATAATGGAAGATTTAGAAATAAAAGCTACCAAAGGAGATAAAAAAGCAGAGGCAGAACTTCAAGACTGGAAGGAATCTATAATGATGAGTAGACCTTTTTATAATCCAAAATTAAAAAGAACATGGGACCCTGTAAAGTGGGAATATGGAGAAGAAGAACCAGAAAGAAGCTGGTAGTATAAAAGTAAATAAAAAAGCTCCTGTGATGTCTGGTCAACTTTCAGGAACTTTCTTAATTTAAACTATTTAGGATTGTTGTATAACGATTTAAGTTATACATATTTTATTATGGTAATTAATTTTAGCATAAAAAAAGAAAAAAGACAATCCTAAACAAAATGTTTTTAGCTCGTGTCTAAAGTCCGATAATTCAATAGATAAAAAATAACTTTTACATTATAATCAATAGCTATTTCATATCTAACAGTTTTATCGGACATTATCAAATATTTTGAGGGAGGATTTTATAATGAATATAAATAACTTAAATATAAATTTTGAAAATATATTATTTGATATGCTTAGTTGGGAATCAGGATTATATCTTAATAAAAAATTAATAGGATTTTTTGGCTTAGAATTGGCAGCCATAACATCATATTTAATAAGCCAGGCTAAATATCACAAAGAAAATTATTCAATGACTGAAGATGGATTTTTTTATGCTACAGATTTAGATATAATTCTTTATGTTGGAATAAAGAATACAAGAATAACAGAGATAAAACGAGAAGGACTTGAATATAATTTATTTACTATAGAAAAAAGAGGTATGCCACAAAAAACCTATTACAAGATAAATTATGAACAGCTTATAAAGCTATTTTCAACTGATAAAACATTCATTGAAATATCATTTAATAGACTTTTTACCCATGAAAATTTAGAAACTCCATTTGAATTAACGGAAAGTTCTATATTAAAGCTTTCTTATGCAGAACTAAGAATGTTATGTAAAATCTTAAAAATAAAGTATAGTGGTAAAAGTAAAAAACAAGATTTGATAGATGAAATATTAAAAAATCAAGAACTAATAGAACCTAAAAAAGAAACTTTTTCCAGTGTACAGAAAAATCGCACACTGAACAAAAGCTCAATAAAACATAAAAGTTCCCAGTGTGTGAATCTACCACACACAAGTGTGTGGAATTTCCGCCACAAACTTAAATCATATAAACATAAAACAAATATAAAGAATCATGATCAAGAAGAAAAAAAAGTTGACCTTGATTTTTTTGAAAATCTATTTAAAAAATTTAAAATTAATTTTACAAAGACTAACCAGGAAGCAGTAAAAAAATTATTGGTATCTCTTTCATCACAAAAGAAAGTCGAAGAATATTTAAGAGAAACATATAATAATATACAGGCAACACCAGGGGTAAAAGACCCAGCAAGATTATTTTCAGCTAAAATTGCAAAAGGAGAAAGACAAGTAATACCTAAAGCTGCTATGAAAAAAATAATGCATAGTAATTCAGATCAGGAAACAGAAAATGAAGAAATTCTTATAAAACAAGAAAAAGTTTTAAAAACAGAGTTAAATTATTTACTGGGATATGTAAAAAATAATTTTAAAACACCTATAGAAGCATATCAAGATATGGTTAATTTTACAAAAAAGAAAGAATATAACAGTATTTTAATAGAAAAATATTTATTAAAGATGAAAGATTGTTTAAGCTTATAAAGTTCTTAAATACTTTTTTTTATTATTGATTGGTGCTAAAAGGCAAAAAAACCGACGTTCCTTTTGATTTAATGGCTTTTCTCCCCAAATATTGAATTATCTCAATAAAATCAAGGTTTTTCAAAGAGAGAATGCATAA contains:
- the trbJ gene encoding conjugal transfer protein TrbJ, which translates into the protein MKRKICLIGLFIVLSISSFALFGGGSKGPMGKILAIIERMETNQIAMKLDQLKQLEADLRNMANLGTELTTGQLQQLQNGLKFVMDTQYAIQSQINDYKNFQNQFKNVYNDFVDFKNLSPEDYISHANRLLNNTKGIMEDGMRMVGLANPEKIGNDAQRVRQIMTAANSAEGQQQVLQATAAMAGHQIEVLSELKVLMAHSLKVQSAAIMEEVQKEALETERVKALANPNNKIKQFNKTIGHEIGTW
- the trbL gene encoding conjugal transfer protein TrbL, with product MNPINSFILTDITKNFIKYLIVIPENLKMSSVAMLTLLLTLDLMLMGKKLVLDENFNPIKYLINKTWQFSYLIFVVLNYSWLIGSLREGFKKLASLATGITINSAYINDPSGIIDLGTEFAWGVVEKGVGLNPISWSYLLIALLILIAFCMIGFGLVMTWIEYYFLIGISIIFVPFGILDTTEGYYKNIFKTIIGCNIKLFVLEFWLLLCEPIIKNLQVSNKMIDFYNIVPVSITLLVLGLILLSLPRLASSILTGSPAMGAGQAMSSAVSGLRTATGMLVAGMAGAGKTAQLGGEGAKETALGTMKGAQRGGEMGAKLGSVLGPVGTALGGAIGTAAGATVGGAYSGAKFATKKTAGAVKTAFTGKSNNSGSGKQEAVKNNIAAAKSPAKETPTESNSGVTATTGEARNSGSSAKEAEQGDTSTVSSVDTGAGRAETPNISKSDQGTETSKSSDTISTGETRNSVSSASNDGKKSSESQNVTSSSNTSVEAKTTTGEVRPDITEKKQDIGEIKEPKYNFYDTRGTTKINGVEINEKKKK
- the traF gene encoding conjugal transfer protein TraF; translated protein: MRKRKNRDYKGIFILIIFLIFMGILKKEGKNYTINKTRSLPRGIYKLYPPVDLHKGDIIVFEIPKSAELMFKRGYVSNIDSLMKKLAALPGEEIKIENHELIIDTKNWGKIYDRDNLNRQLPKLEKEQIRPSENEVLALSEVDKSFDGRYFGPIEIKSIKHKAKPVFILSEK